Proteins from a single region of Hypomesus transpacificus isolate Combined female chromosome 9, fHypTra1, whole genome shotgun sequence:
- the LOC124470695 gene encoding keratin, type I cytoskeletal 18-like isoform X2: MSFRVYSAPMSDMQSSRMSYATRSMPPSSQRAASTYGGAGGQGTRISSANFSGLRSGAPGGSSAFSSSSSYKVSSGMGMGMGMGGGMGMGGGMVGAASSMAAGGGSGGIMGNEKGAMQNLNDRLANYLETVRTLEQANAQLEMKIRAVLEKGSPDSRDYSKYTPVIDDLRKKVFDTTVDNSSLVLQIDNARLATDDFRVKFENEMAIRQSVEADIVGLKKVLDETNMGRMNIESEIESVREELIFLKKNHDNEVMELRNQVAQSGVQVDIDAPKGQDMSGIMEEMRANYEKMALKNAEDLKIWHENQISDVQVQVSQNTEALQGAQMEMTDLRRQIQTLEIELASQQSLKASLDDTLRNTEQRNNMEMERYNNIIVNLEGELTNLRANIQHQGQEYEALLNMKMKLEAEILTYRSLLDGEDFKSTQQLRS, translated from the exons ATGTCTTTCAGAGTGTACTCAGCGCCCATGTCTGACATGCAGTCTTCCAGGATGTCCTATGCCACGCGCTCCATGCCGCCCTCCTCCCAGCGCGCCGCCAGCACTTACGGCGGAGCGGGCGGACAGGGCACCCGCATCTCCTCGGCCAACTTCTCCGGCCTGCGCAGCGGGGCCCCTGGTGGCTCCTCTGCCTtctcgtcctcttcctcctacaAGGTGAGCAGCGGTATGGGCATGGGCATGGGCATGGGTGGAGGCATGGGCATGGGTGGAGGCATGGTTGGTGCTGCTTCTTCCATGGCTGCGGGCGGAGGCAGCGGTGGCATCATGGGCAACGAGAAGGGAGCCATGCAGAACCTCAACGACCGCCTGGCCAACTACCTGGAGACGGTGAGGACCCTGGAGCAGGCCAACGCACAGCTGGAGATGAAGATCAGAGCGGTGCTGGAGAAGGGAAGCCCGGACAGTAGAGATTACAGCAAGTACACCCCCGTCATCGACGATCTGCGCAAAAAG GTTTTTGATACGACTGTGGATAACTCCAGCCTCGTGCTCCAAATTGATAATGCCCGTCTAGCCACTGACGATTTCAGAGTGAA GTTTGAAAACGAGATGGCCATTCGCCAGTCAGTGGAGGCAGACATTGTGGGGCTGAAGAAGGTCCTTGATGAAACCAACATGGGCAGGATGAACATCGAGAGTGAGATCGAGTCTGTGAGGGAGGAATTGATCTTCCTGAAGAAGAACCATGATAAT GAAGTCATGGAGTTGCGCAACCAGGTTGCCCAGTCAGGAGTGCAGGTGGACATCGATGCCCCCAAAGGTCAAGACATGTCCGGGAtcatggaggagatgagggccAATTATGAGAAGATGGCATTGAAAAATGCAGAGGACCTTAAAATCTGGCATGAAAATCAG ATCTCAGATGTACAAGTGCAGGTATCTCAGAACACCGAGGCTCTCCAGGGGGCGCAGATGGAAATGACGGACCTCAGAAGACAGATTCAAACCTTGGAGATCGAGCTGGCGTCCCAACAGAGCCTG AAAGCTTCATTGGATGACACGCTACGGAACACGGAGCAGCGCAACAacatggagatggagaggtacAACAACATCATTGTAAACCTGGAGGGGGAACTGACCAACCTGCGGGCCAACATCCAACACCAGGGCCAGGAGTACGAGGCATTGCTCAACATGAAGATGAAGCTGGAGGCTGAGATCCTCACCTACAGGTCTCTGTTGGATGGAGAAGATTTCAA ATCTACCCAACAGCTTAGAAGCTAG
- the LOC124470695 gene encoding keratin, type I cytoskeletal 18-like isoform X1 produces the protein MSFRVYSAPMSDMQSSRMSYATRSMPPSSQRAASTYGGAGGQGTRISSANFSGLRSGAPGGSSAFSSSSSYKVSSGMGMGMGMGGGMGMGGGMVGAASSMAAGGGSGGIMGNEKGAMQNLNDRLANYLETVRTLEQANAQLEMKIRAVLEKGSPDSRDYSKYTPVIDDLRKKVFDTTVDNSSLVLQIDNARLATDDFRVKFENEMAIRQSVEADIVGLKKVLDETNMGRMNIESEIESVREELIFLKKNHDNEVMELRNQVAQSGVQVDIDAPKGQDMSGIMEEMRANYEKMALKNAEDLKIWHENQISDVQVQVSQNTEALQGAQMEMTDLRRQIQTLEIELASQQSLKASLDDTLRNTEQRNNMEMERYNNIIVNLEGELTNLRANIQHQGQEYEALLNMKMKLEAEILTYRSLLDGEDFKLQDALDELKA, from the exons ATGTCTTTCAGAGTGTACTCAGCGCCCATGTCTGACATGCAGTCTTCCAGGATGTCCTATGCCACGCGCTCCATGCCGCCCTCCTCCCAGCGCGCCGCCAGCACTTACGGCGGAGCGGGCGGACAGGGCACCCGCATCTCCTCGGCCAACTTCTCCGGCCTGCGCAGCGGGGCCCCTGGTGGCTCCTCTGCCTtctcgtcctcttcctcctacaAGGTGAGCAGCGGTATGGGCATGGGCATGGGCATGGGTGGAGGCATGGGCATGGGTGGAGGCATGGTTGGTGCTGCTTCTTCCATGGCTGCGGGCGGAGGCAGCGGTGGCATCATGGGCAACGAGAAGGGAGCCATGCAGAACCTCAACGACCGCCTGGCCAACTACCTGGAGACGGTGAGGACCCTGGAGCAGGCCAACGCACAGCTGGAGATGAAGATCAGAGCGGTGCTGGAGAAGGGAAGCCCGGACAGTAGAGATTACAGCAAGTACACCCCCGTCATCGACGATCTGCGCAAAAAG GTTTTTGATACGACTGTGGATAACTCCAGCCTCGTGCTCCAAATTGATAATGCCCGTCTAGCCACTGACGATTTCAGAGTGAA GTTTGAAAACGAGATGGCCATTCGCCAGTCAGTGGAGGCAGACATTGTGGGGCTGAAGAAGGTCCTTGATGAAACCAACATGGGCAGGATGAACATCGAGAGTGAGATCGAGTCTGTGAGGGAGGAATTGATCTTCCTGAAGAAGAACCATGATAAT GAAGTCATGGAGTTGCGCAACCAGGTTGCCCAGTCAGGAGTGCAGGTGGACATCGATGCCCCCAAAGGTCAAGACATGTCCGGGAtcatggaggagatgagggccAATTATGAGAAGATGGCATTGAAAAATGCAGAGGACCTTAAAATCTGGCATGAAAATCAG ATCTCAGATGTACAAGTGCAGGTATCTCAGAACACCGAGGCTCTCCAGGGGGCGCAGATGGAAATGACGGACCTCAGAAGACAGATTCAAACCTTGGAGATCGAGCTGGCGTCCCAACAGAGCCTG AAAGCTTCATTGGATGACACGCTACGGAACACGGAGCAGCGCAACAacatggagatggagaggtacAACAACATCATTGTAAACCTGGAGGGGGAACTGACCAACCTGCGGGCCAACATCCAACACCAGGGCCAGGAGTACGAGGCATTGCTCAACATGAAGATGAAGCTGGAGGCTGAGATCCTCACCTACAGGTCTCTGTTGGATGGAGAAGATTTCAA GCTCCAAGATGCTCTGGATGAACTGAAGGCTTGA